One Pseudomonas rhizophila DNA window includes the following coding sequences:
- the cysT gene encoding sulfate ABC transporter permease subunit CysT, producing the protein MSRRISPVIPGFGLTLGYTLVYLSLIVLIPLAAMFVHAAQLTWEQFWAIISAPRVLAALKLSFGTALCAAIINGVIGTLLAWVLVRYTFPGRKIIDAMIDLPFALPTAVAGIALTALYAPTGLVGQFATDLGFKIAYTPLGITLALTFVTLPFVVRTVQPVLADIPREVEEAAACLGAKPWQVFRHVLVPALLPAWLTGFALAFARGVGEYGSVIFIAGNMPMKTEILPLLIMVKLDQYDYTGATSIGVLMLVVSFVLLLLINLLQRRIETP; encoded by the coding sequence ATGTCGCGTCGCATATCCCCCGTCATACCCGGCTTCGGGCTGACGCTGGGCTACACCCTGGTGTACCTCAGTCTGATTGTGCTCATACCCCTGGCGGCAATGTTCGTACATGCCGCCCAACTTACCTGGGAACAGTTCTGGGCGATCATCTCCGCGCCACGGGTGCTGGCGGCCTTGAAGCTCAGCTTCGGCACTGCTCTGTGCGCGGCGATCATCAACGGTGTGATCGGTACGCTGTTGGCCTGGGTGCTGGTGCGCTACACCTTCCCCGGTCGCAAGATCATCGATGCAATGATCGATCTGCCGTTCGCCCTGCCCACCGCCGTGGCCGGTATCGCGCTAACGGCGTTGTATGCGCCGACCGGCCTGGTCGGCCAGTTCGCCACCGACCTGGGTTTCAAAATCGCCTACACCCCGCTGGGCATCACCCTGGCGCTGACCTTCGTGACGCTGCCGTTCGTGGTGCGCACGGTGCAGCCGGTGCTGGCCGATATCCCCCGTGAAGTCGAAGAGGCCGCCGCCTGTCTCGGTGCCAAGCCGTGGCAGGTGTTCCGCCACGTCCTTGTGCCGGCGTTGTTGCCGGCCTGGTTGACCGGCTTCGCCCTGGCTTTTGCCCGTGGCGTGGGTGAGTACGGGTCAGTGATTTTCATCGCCGGCAACATGCCGATGAAAACCGAGATCCTGCCGCTGCTGATCATGGTCAAGCTCGACCAATACGACTACACCGGCGCCACCTCCATCGGCGTGCTGATGCTGGTGGTTTCCTTCGTCCTGTTGCTGCTGATCAACCTGCTGCA